The genomic DNA GGGCGCGGAGATGCCGTCCACGATGCCGAGCGTGCCGTCCGCCTCGACCGGGACGTTCATGTACCAGTTGATGTTGGACACCAGGTCGCGCTTGCCGAGGCCGTAGCGGGCGCCCTCGGCCAGGAAGTTCTCCACGCAGGCGTGCTGCTGCCAGGTGTGGTGGCCGTAGCGCAGCGTGTTGGACTCCTTGGAGCACGCGCCGCCCACCGTGTCGTGCCGGCCGCAGTCGTCCGCGACCACCGTCATCAGCGGGGTGTGCTCGTTGGACAGCAGCACGCTGCCGGTGGTCAGGAAGATGCCCCGCTGCGCTTGGAGGGTGTCGGGGGCGCTGTAGCGGACCGCGGTGTCGTGGGCGTCGTACAACAGGCAGTCGACCGCCTGGTTGCCGCGCAGGTCGGTGATGGTGAGGGTGGCGCCGCGCGGGACGACGGCCGACCAGGCCGCGCGGGCCGGGACGGTCTCGTCCAGCAGCACGCCGGGCGCGGCGGGGACGGCGGGTGAGGTGGCGGGTGCGGTGGTCATCGGGCCCCCAGGGTGCGGGTGTTGAGGAAGGCTCGGCCGCGCTCCGGGGTGGCGGCGGCCAGCGGGTCGTCCGCGGCCGTCGGCACGCCGGGGACGGCGCGCAGGTGCAGCGGCGTGCAGTGGAACTCCGGCCGCGGGTCCAGCGGATGGGCCGTGTTGGCGAGCAGCACGGTCAACGGCTGCTCGGCGCGCAGCACCACCCGGGCGCCCGGCCCGGCCGAGCCGGTCGAGCGGAGCGAGCCGTCCGCCGCCACCCGGATCCCGTGGAAGAAGGAGACGCTCGGCGGCAGGTCGCGCGGCGTCAGCCCCTGCTTGGCGGCCGCCAGCTTGAACAGCTCCCGGCCGGCCGGCGACCGCCCCTGCGGCGTGCCGTCGCCGTAGCGCGCGGTGTTGCGGGCCGCCGTCGAGGTGCCCGCCAGCGTGTCGTGGCGGCCCGAGGAGTCGGCGACCACGGTGGCCAGCACCCGGCCCTGGTCCGACAGCAGCAG from Kitasatospora terrestris includes the following:
- a CDS encoding urea amidolyase associated protein UAAP2, whose amino-acid sequence is MTTAPATSPAVPAAPGVLLDETVPARAAWSAVVPRGATLTITDLRGNQAVDCLLYDAHDTAVRYSAPDTLQAQRGIFLTTGSVLLSNEHTPLMTVVADDCGRHDTVGGACSKESNTLRYGHHTWQQHACVENFLAEGARYGLGKRDLVSNINWYMNVPVEADGTLGIVDGISAPGLRVVLRAETDVLVLVSNCPQINNPCNGFDPTPVRMTITEGGSR
- a CDS encoding urea amidolyase associated protein UAAP1, whose product is MTETPGAGTATTGAARAHARSQAGTVVDCMPLLPPPEGALWEETVAGGGYAHLAVPAGAELALTDRDGDACAHLLLFVTGRPWERLNTADTAKVQWNAYLGVGSLLLSDQGRVLATVVADSSGRHDTLAGTSTAARNTARYGDGTPQGRSPAGRELFKLAAAKQGLTPRDLPPSVSFFHGIRVAADGSLRSTGSAGPGARVVLRAEQPLTVLLANTAHPLDPRPEFHCTPLHLRAVPGVPTAADDPLAAATPERGRAFLNTRTLGAR